The segment TCATCAGGGGGTGTGTGTATACCCCCTGATTTTCCGCTAATGCTCTGTGCTAAAAGGAGCAAGAGCGCCTCCCGCCCCTCTTCGTAATGACGCCACCCGGCTGCAGAAAGGTGTTTTGAGACTGCGGCATCTGAAATACCAAGGATCTGTGCCACTTCACTTTGGGTGCTATAGTCTTCTTGCAGATTGACAACCCGGCGTTGTTGAGCGGTCCAACCTGTCCGTAATCGGCAAAGTAAGTTGCCCAATGCTGTGGCTATCTCATCCCAGGGCTTGCCAAACCCTATTAGCTCAATGGTGTTGCGTTTTTTCTTGGCATTCACCATTGCCCGTTGCGCGTTGTACCAGACTGGGCCGTCCATACCGATGGCTTGTTCTTGAAGCTTGGTACTTAAAGCGCCATAGCCAATACCGAATCTGACATCAATGGGCAAAAGAAAATCTATAAAGTACTCCACGATGGCAAAAGAAGCTTTGTAGGCAGTGGGGAACAGAAGTCCTTGAATTTCATCCCCGTGGGTGACGATGAACTCTGCCGCTATGGATGAAGTAAACATCCGGTTAACTTGGGCCACTCCGGCGATGAGCTTTTCCTGGGTTTGACCTCTGTTGGGCAATCGGCGGGACCCCACTAAGTCTAGTTTAATGGCAATAAAGCAAGTCAATGTATTCACCCTCCAAGAAGACCTGATACTAGGATACCGGCAACAAGGGCGATGAGAGTGCTGTATAGTGTTCCTAGCAGGAAATACTCCGCAAAGGTGGCATCATCCTGGATCTGTTTGAACCGGGCTACGGACTTGGCAGTTAAGACAAGCCCGATGAGACTGTACTGGGAGATGACGACCAAGGTGAAAATAATCCAGCGCTCCAAAATACCAATGACCCTTCCGGCCTGTAATGTGCTAATCCCCGCAGGTTCAGAGGCAGCGGCCATTTCCCTTTGTCCTACTTGCCAGTCCAAAGGTCTATGGATCATCTCGGATAACAACAGGTCATCGTCCTTATCCACAAGCCAGCGAATCACAAAATTCGTAGGTTGGGATAGCAGAATATATGTACATAGATAGATCATGGGGGCAGATCCCGGCCAAGCATGGAGTTGCTCCATGGTGGGAGACAGGCGAAGTTGCGCCACCTGTGCCATGCTTAATGCCAGGAGGACAATCCAGATCATCGGCAGCAGATACAACCAGCGACAGCGAATACCATATTGGCTCTGGAACAGCTGTTGCACAGGACTTATTACTAGTTCTATGCTGCCGAGTGCAAAGGCGAGAAGAATTATCGGGAGGAACCACAAACTTGGCTGATACACAAAGAACAACAGCATGGCGAGCACCGCAGCATGGGCCATACGATAGCAGACATAGTGAGCGTATCCTACGGTTCTAGAGGCGAATACTGGCTCAAACCATTGCTTGAGGCCGTATTCAGTCCACACACAAAGGGTAATCAGAAGCAATGTCGGCATTACCTGTGAAGGCACGATGGGTTCTCCTCTCTTGTCGGTTAACCGTATTAGGTTGAGAATATAAGTTTAACATTATGACGTTAACTTCGCCCTTTCACCGGGTATTTCCTGCTAGGTACCCTCCCGGAGCAGTTAACGCAATGAGGTTAATATATGATTTATAACCGGAACAGGTTATTTGGAACAAGCTTGTTCGATGCCGACCGAACGGTTGACAAAATGCGCAGTAAGGTGTAAGGTGGGAATTGGAAGGGGATCGATACTTTTGATGTCCTAGGCGGGCACCCGGGGCCGGTGTTTCCAGGAAGGGGACATTTAGGAAAGGAGGTGCCAGAATGGGAGTTGCAGGACTTCTTTTAGGCTTGGTTGGTTCTATTTGGGGTATGTTTGTGCAGGTTGAGACACTGAGATGGCTGCTTGTTCTTATTTCCATAGCAGGCTTTGTAGGCGCATGTCTTGCTATGTCTTCTCCGAAGTGGTCTGGTATTATAATGCTTATTGCAGCTATTATCGGTTGGATTATTGCAAAAGGTTCCTTCCTGTGGCCAGGTATCTTATTAGCTGTGGGCGGAGTCTTTGCGTTAATTAGTCTATCGAGTGCAAAGGCAGATAACTGAAATTAGTGAAGGTCAGTGAGACTATACAGACAGGACGAAGTAAAGGTGGTGGCCCCGTTTCCATCATTGCTTCGTCCTGTCTGTGTTTTTTGACCTTTGTTTCCCAGAATCTCTTTGCATCGTCCCCCCATAGGCATGCCTAATATATTCGCTTGGGGAGGAACCCACCATTTGGCGGAAGACCCGCGAAAAGTACGATGGATCGTTGTACCCTAGGATCTCCGAGATTTGTGCTATGGTTTGACCTTCTTTCAGCTCCAGAAGGAGAATGCGGGCCTCTTCGATCCGTAGGTAGTTAGTGTACTCTACAATCGTCATTTCCATGGCCTGACGGAAGGTCCGACAGGCGTATTCATAGCTTAGATTGACACCTTGGCTGATGTCTTTTGCAGATAGTCTCTTGCGATAGTTTGTCTCAATGAAGCGGCGAATACGATGTACCACTTCGGCCTTTTTCGGAGAGGTGACATGAATGGTCTCTGCCTGATCATCGAAGGGCTTGTGTTGCCGGGTTAGGTCGATAAGAATCTCAACAAACAGTGTTGTCACCTGTAGTCTATAGTGTTGTTTACGCTCTGCGGCTTCTTGGACGATGAGCTCAAAAAGCTTTAGTACCCTATGAGAATGGGCAAGTCCATGGGCTGGCAAAGCAATGCTTTCATCTGCAATGCGGCAATGGACTCTACTCCCGATGGTCTCCATATTGGCTGCAAACTGCGCAAAGTAAAAACCCCCGGAACTTGGCGTATCGCCGTAGGAACGGTGTACCTCATTGGGCCAGAGCAACAAGAAGTGTCCTTCATCGAGAAGAAGATACTGATTACCCCGTTGAAAATGCAAACTGTTACCTTGGACCAACACTAGTTCCCAATGGGGGTTACTGTGGTCATTACACCGCCAGTAATGGGAGTGATCCGGGATATAGCCGGTGGACTTAACAACAAGCTCCTTTGCCACTGTTAGTCACCTCAAGATAGTGCTTGAACTATGGTTCGAGGTCAAAATAATCCTTATTAAAGTCAATTCGTCTCATGGAGTCAAAGACCTTCTTCCTGTGTCATTGGGGTAACGGTGATGTGAACGTAGTATTTTCTAG is part of the Limnochordia bacterium genome and harbors:
- a CDS encoding SatD family protein; this translates as MTCFIAIKLDLVGSRRLPNRGQTQEKLIAGVAQVNRMFTSSIAAEFIVTHGDEIQGLLFPTAYKASFAIVEYFIDFLLPIDVRFGIGYGALSTKLQEQAIGMDGPVWYNAQRAMVNAKKKRNTIELIGFGKPWDEIATALGNLLCRLRTGWTAQQRRVVNLQEDYSTQSEVAQILGISDAAVSKHLSAAGWRHYEEGREALLLLLAQSISGKSGGIHTPPDD
- a CDS encoding AraC family transcriptional regulator, whose amino-acid sequence is MAKELVVKSTGYIPDHSHYWRCNDHSNPHWELVLVQGNSLHFQRGNQYLLLDEGHFLLLWPNEVHRSYGDTPSSGGFYFAQFAANMETIGSRVHCRIADESIALPAHGLAHSHRVLKLFELIVQEAAERKQHYRLQVTTLFVEILIDLTRQHKPFDDQAETIHVTSPKKAEVVHRIRRFIETNYRKRLSAKDISQGVNLSYEYACRTFRQAMEMTIVEYTNYLRIEEARILLLELKEGQTIAQISEILGYNDPSYFSRVFRQMVGSSPSEYIRHAYGGTMQRDSGKQRSKNTDRTKQ